Within the Deltaproteobacteria bacterium genome, the region GGTCGGCCTTGACGTAGGGGAAGACGAGCTCCTTCGAGTGGGTTCGAAGCTCGAAGACCTTCTTCCGGTTGTTCGCCTTCACGGAGCGGATCTTCATAGCAGTCCCTCTTCTTCCAGCTCCTCGATGAGCTTCAGGATCCGGCGGGTCATCTTCCCTTTCATCTCGATCCGGTTCTCCAGGTCCCACTTCACGACGAGGGCTCCGTCCCGGTAGACGTGGACGTGACGGGGGGTGTGGTCCCCCGCCCAGGAGAGGAAGATGTAGCCGCCACGGCGGAATCTCGACACGACTTAGTGTTACCTTTCGAGGTAACGGTTGTCAAGGTGGGTTGGCGGCTATCTGCCGCCCATGGCCTCGAGGTAGATGCGGTAGCCCTCGAGTTCGTCCTCCTCGACGGTGGTCTTCTTCAGGAGGGTGTGCTCGCCGGAAAGGAAGCCCTGCCTGGCCAGCGGGAAGTGGCCGATCCCGAACTCTCCGCTGTCGATGGAGCCGAGGGTCAGGGTGGAGGGGTCGAGGTCGGCCGGCAGGCTCTCGAAGCGGTTGGCGTAGGACCTC harbors:
- a CDS encoding DUF4160 domain-containing protein, with translation MSRFRRGGYIFLSWAGDHTPRHVHVYRDGALVVKWDLENRIEMKGKMTRRILKLIEELEEEGLL